A genomic segment from Pseudorca crassidens isolate mPseCra1 chromosome 4, mPseCra1.hap1, whole genome shotgun sequence encodes:
- the DMP1 gene encoding dentin matrix acidic phosphoprotein 1 produces MRTSILLMFLWGLSCALPVARYQNTESKSSEEWKGLLAQTPTPPLERSESSEESKVSSKEQVNEDPSDSTESEEGLGLDDPQSIHRPAGGLSRSGGKEGDDKDDDEDESGDDTSADDDNGPGPEERRGGNSRLGSGEDPTDSTQSTEDGVPRGEDSAQDTTSESRDFASEDEGHSRPEGRDSTPGSESAEQWVGGDSEGVGSHGDGSEFDDEGMQSEDPNTFRSERSNSRISRASIKSKDSKGSNGQARTQGSGESPSVGYPSRKFFRMSRISEEDGRGELHDSNTMEESKSDSTDYPDSKEAGLSPSREHSKSESQRESEEGQSPEDSQDVQDSSSESSEEGDLSSQESSSESQEEVVRESRGDNPNNVTSHSEDQDSSDSSDEDSSDKPSSSESRSREGQTDSESSESLRSSEESPESTEEENSSSQEEPWSPSASTESQSRESQEDSPSEEEQSSDSQDSSKSEEESDSTESTSSSEEDIQSRNTEIESRRLTVDAYHNKPIGDQDDNDCQDGY; encoded by the exons GGTCTTTTGGCTCAGACACCAACACCACCTTTG gagaGAAGTGAGTCATCAGAAGAAAGTAAAGTTAGCTCAAAGGAACAG gTAAATGAAGACCCCAGTGACAGCACTGAATCAGAGGAGGGCCTGGGCCTTGATGATCCGCAATCCATTCATAGACCAGCTGGTGGCCTTTCTAGGAgcggaggaaaagaaggagatgataaagatgatgatgaagaCGAGAGCGGAGATGACACCTCAGCTGATGATGACAATGGCCCAGGACCCGAAGAGAGGCGAGGAGGGAACTCCAGACTCGGAAGCGGTGAGGACCCCACTGACAGCACACAGTCCACGGAGGATGGTGTCCCACGGGGGGAAGACAGTGCTCAAGACACCACCagtgagagcagggactttgccAGTGAGGACGAGGGGCACAGCAGGCCTGAGGGACGTGACTCCACTCCAGGCAGCGAGAGTGCAGAGCAGTGGGTGGGAGGCGACAGTGAGGGAGTCGGTAGCCACGGGGACGGCTCTGAGTTTGATGATGAAGGAATGCAGAGTGAGGACCCCAACACCTTCAGGAGCGAGAGAAGCAATTCCAGAATAAGCAGGGCCAGCATCAAGTCAAAAGATTCGAAAGGGAGCAATGGGCAAGCAAGGACTCAGGGTTCCGGTGAAAGCCCGTCAGTGGGGTATCCCAGTAGGAAATTTTTCAGAATGTCTCGCATCTCGGAGGAAGATGGCAGAGGTGAGCTTCATGATAGCAACACCATGGAAGAAAGCAAGAGTGACTCCACAGACTACCCCGACTCCAAAGAAGCTGGTCTCAGCCCATCCAGGGAACACAGCAAGAGTGAATCTCAACGAGAGAGCGAGGAGGGTCAGTCCCCAGAAGACAGTCAGGACGTCCAAGACTCCAGCAGTGAGTCCAGTGAAGAGGGTGACCTGTCTTCTCAAGAAAGCAGTAGTGAATCTCAGGAAGAGGTCGTGCGTGAGTCCAGGGGTGACAACCCCAATAACGTTACCAGTCACTCAGAAGATCAGGACTCCAGTGACTCCAGTGATGAGGACAGCTCGGATAAACCCTCCAGTTCAGAGAGCAGATCCAGAGAGGGGCAAACCGACAGCGAATCCAGTGAGAGCCTCAGATCCTCGGAGGAAAGCCCGGAGTCCACCGAAGAGGAGAACAGTTCCAGCCAGGAGGAGCCCTGGTCTCCCAGCGCCTCGACAGAGAGCCAGAGCCGGGAAAGCCAGGAGGACAGCCCGTCTGAGGAGGAGCAGAGCAGCGATTCCCAGGACAGCAGCAAATCAGAAGAAGAGAGCGACTCAACTGAGAGCACATCAAGCAGCGAGGAAGACATCCAGTCCAGAAACACCGAGATAGAAAGCAGAAGGTTGACAGTCGATGCTTATCACAACAAACCCATCGGAGATCAGGACGACAATGACTGCCAAGACGGCTACTAG